A single genomic interval of Psychrilyobacter piezotolerans harbors:
- a CDS encoding ATP-binding protein, translated as MANKKIEVEVAEAFGREFVKGNLPEINPIRCLGCSNCVALCKKLGPNVLEIVDGIAKVVRPENCIGDGACMNACPTKAIFLMSRHDPKNPPESV; from the coding sequence ATGGCAAATAAAAAAATTGAGGTTGAGGTTGCAGAAGCATTCGGTAGAGAATTTGTAAAGGGTAATCTTCCGGAGATAAATCCGATCCGTTGTTTAGGGTGCTCAAATTGTGTTGCTCTATGCAAAAAATTGGGACCAAATGTATTGGAAATTGTGGATGGCATCGCAAAAGTAGTGCGTCCAGAAAACTGTATCGGCGATGGAGCATGTATGAATGCCTGTCCGACTAAAGCAATATTTCTTATGAGCAGACATGATCCCAAAAATCCACCTGAATCTGTATAA